From the Musa acuminata AAA Group cultivar baxijiao unplaced genomic scaffold, Cavendish_Baxijiao_AAA HiC_scaffold_1059, whole genome shotgun sequence genome, the window CTGTTACTGTTGTTGCGAACAGGAATTTGTGTAGGCGTAGGCTGCTTGGTCATGGCAAGCTTCGGATGCTTCTTTTATTACCATTGCAGCTGGAGGAGAAAACAGCAATCATCATTTCTGCTATCGCGAAACGTCTCTTCCCATCCAACTTCTGAGAGTGATCTAGAATTCGGCAGCGAACAATACCATACCCAAATCTTCATGTACGAAGAACTGGAGGGTGCCACGGATGGCTTCAGCACCTCAAATGTGCTCGGTGATGGCGGATTTGGCACTGTCTACAAAGGTTTGTCATCGTCGGTACTGCCAAGGAAGGAAGAGGTTGGCCTCGTTGCTCAATTGATGGTTCTATCCTGCAGGAAAGCTCCGTGATGGTCGAACGGTGGCCATCAAGCGATTCTACAAGGACAACTACAGGCTCGTCGAGCAGTTCATCAACGAGGTCTACATCCTCTCTTCCATCCGCCACCAGAACCTCGTCACCCTGTACGGCTGCACCTCCCGCAGCAGTCGCGAGCTCCTCCTCGTGTACGAGTACGTGCCCAACGGCACCGTCGCAGACCACCTCCATGGCTGCCGTGCTTGCGAGGGGGCCCTCACGTGGCCCCTCCGGATGAGCATCGCCATCGAGACAGCCGACGCACTCAGCTACCTCCACGCCATCACGCCCCAAATCATCCACCGAGACGTCAAGACCACCAACATCTTGCTCGACAGGAGCTTCCATGTCAAGGTTGGGGACTTCGGGTTATCCAGGCTTTTCCCGGTCAACGCCACCCACGTATCCACCGCACCACAGGGCACGCCCGGCTACGTCGACCCCGACTACCACCAGTGCTACCAGCTCACCGACAAAAGTGATGTGTACAGCTTCGGGGTGATGCTGGTAGAGCTCATATCTTCCAAGCCTGCTGTGGACGTCAGTAGGCAGAGCCGTGACATCAATTTGGCCAACATGGCCATCGACAAGATCCAAAAGCAAGAACTGGATCAGCTGGTCGATCCAAAGCTCTGGTTTCGGTCGGACTGCAACATAAGGACGATGATCGAGCGGGTGGCTGGAGTAGCGTTCAGGTGCTTGCAAGCGGAGAAGGAGATGAGGCCTCCCATCAAAGAGGTTCTCGAGGTACTGAAAGGGATAGAGGATGAGGGACGGAACGGCGCGAAGGGTGTGGAAGCTGATGCTACGGTAAATGACGAAGATTGCTTGCTGAGGAAGAAGTCGCCGCCACATTCGCCAGACTCTGTTGCAACACGGTGGGAAAGCAAGTCGACGACACCAAACTATAGTGCTTGATGAGGTGATGTGAAATCTGATAGCTCTGAGTTCGATTTATGTATCTTTAAAGATTGACGTAGTGCATGGAGTTTCTGTTTTGTAGGATTTCCAGGGGAGATCGATGTTTACGTGTGCTATTAATGGGTTGCCGGTCGGCTGAACCGCCGGCTTCTCAGAAACCAAGATCGTGCCAAATTCTGCAGCCGAATACGGGGCAGACAGCAGTAGACATCAACATTAGCACACTCAATGGTACTTAATATCCCCCAATGCTGCTGTCTAATTGAGTTCCACATAAAGTTTTACAACTAGAGGAACTCAATTCATCGAAACGAAGATacagaaagagaagatttttaccTCCAGAAACGAAAACACAGAACAAATGGAATCTCTCCACGGTCTGAGATGCTAAAAGGTCACCTGCAGAGAAAGGGCACAAATATGACAAAGTAACCCATCACAAGCGAGTTGCACAGCGTAACTCAAATAGCATGTTCGCGTGCTGCATCAGACTCCCGCCTTTGATTCCTCATTTCCTCGTAGAACTTCTCTATAAACCTCTCTGCTCTCTGATCCACGGTCCCGTCCTCTTCATCACCGTACTCCGAGAACTCACGAGAGAGTTCTCTTCCGATTCCATCGTCATCGTACAGAAGCTCGTCCCGAAAAGCTCCGCCGGGCGACAGCATCTCGTGCTCATCCTGGAACACGCCACCCTCCGCGACAGACTCCGCGCCATCGCCGCCGCAAAGCAGCGACAGAAagcggctcctcttcttcggcggGGCACAAGGGCGGCGGAAGAGCGGGGAGTTGGAGGGCGAGAACTCGTACTCCGCGATGAAGGCGTAGTTGTAGTGCCGGAGGAGGTTGAACCTTTTGGTCCGCTTGAGGAGCAGCAGCTTCCGGGCGATGGGCCGCCTGACCTTGGCCACGCGGGTACTGAAGCTGAGGGCGATGAGGTCCAACGCCTTCCTGACGATGGGGCTCCTCTTTCTCACCATGGCTGCGCATCCTCCTTCCTCGGCCGGGGTCTTAATGGAGGGAGGCGCGGGCGGAGCGAGTGGGGTATAGAGCTGGAAAGCGATGCTGCCGAGGTCGGTGGATTTGTACTTTAGCTCTGAAATTTGAAACAGCGAGGCAGCTGCAGGTAGCCGTTGATGCGAGCGGTGTCCCACTATCGGAAGCATACGAGCTCGCGAGCAGTGTCGTGAGGGAGTTCGTGGGTGGTGTTGAGCAATTCGGGTGTTTTCTGTGATCGTGCTACGGAGACGTATGGGATGTTTTTGTTCTGTATCGATGGATGGATGCTTTGGACATAAACAACATTTCGTATTTGTCTTACGGATTGATTGGTTGCGGCCAGCTTCGGGGGCTATGTTCGATTAGGATCGAGTCACGCTTTAGGCGCGAGCGCGAGTGGGTCTCTCTCCGAAAGGAGTCCGAGGGTTGTTTTTGGTTTTTGGTTTTTGGTTGAGAGGAGCTTCGGTTCGGGTTCGGGTTCGGGTTCGGCTGGGCCGGAGTTGGGTTTGGGGCGCGCTACCGTCTCGATCGGTTCGTGTACGTGGAATGACAACGCACGTCATGGTTATCCATCACGCGCTCCGTGACGCACAACATGACGTGTGTTTGTTTCGTGACGTTGGGCTGCATCTCCAATTCATGGCAGAATGCAATCGACTCGACGCACAGTAATATCTCATCGTTCCAATCCGGGAACTTGCGAAATAGAGGTCGATGTAGTGTCATGGGGACGACCATTGCTTCCATTCCTCATGTAGCACGAGACATATTCCTAGAATTCGAATCTCGTAGGAGTTAGCAAAATAGAGGTCGAGGTACTGTCATGGGGATGATCGCATTCACCCGGGGAAAAactaccgagagagagagagagagagagaaaagaataagaagaagaaaactaatataaatttttCGGTCTTCTTTGTTGGAAAGATAATGATGAGGGAAGAAAATATGAGGATGAAGAAACTCATGCCGAGCCTCGCCCGATTTCTAGTTAAGTTatcgattaataaaaaataaatttaattatgatattttttaatattgatcgaatgaatttttttattttttatccaacACCCTTGCTCTCACTTATAAATAGGTAAAACCTCATAAGAATcatacatatataaaatattacatatatactTTTATCTCTCCTTAGTCGTCATTGTATCGTTTAGCCATATGAATtataagtaaaaagaaaaaagataattcTAGTTCTCCTTACATTTAGAATTGAATGATCGTGTGCTTACAAATCAAAAGAAAGCTACTATGAATGATATCGAAAAGTAAGAAAGTATTCTAAATAACTTCGAAGGATACACCTCCTAGAtttgataaattataaattatcatttgactttaaattttaaaattaaatatattctaCATAATAGCATGATTATAGTTTTTATACTTATGCTTGGTGTTAAAgtatattttaaaatcaaataccaTATATCATAAAAGTATTAGATTTGTTTTGTATTATCGTCCTTCGCATGCGAAGGATGATCCAATATATTTTGTTTATCTTATTCGTCCTAGTCATTTGCTTTCAAAAGATAAAGATTTACTTGCCTAAGCTAACAAAACTATGGATAAAAAGTTGTTGCCCTATCATGATTGATAATAGCTTGCTATCGATGGTGACACTGTCAAACATTATAACCTACATTGGTCTTCAACCCTATCGCAAGCAAGGGCTATGCGAGCAACACCGCTACATGCAATGGCTGCATATATTATGGTATAACGTTGCATTTGCCAGCTCTCTTGAGGGTGACAGTAAAGGAGGCAACAATCCTAATAACATAGTATGGTGCTAGTCATGACATTTCGAGCGTTGCTATAACCAACCCGTGGCAAAAGGGTTTATCGGTGGCATCGCTACTTGCAACATATACTGTTATGCGCACTAATGACACATCGTGCAATACAAGCATCAACACATAAGTTGGATGGTGTTGCTCAACAATCGAGAAGAGGTGTCATTGTATGCCACGACAAATGTAGGTTTCGAGCGgatgtaaattaaaaaaaatctatttataaccttaaatattttttaaaaaataatatataaatttttatgatatcattaCTTTTCTTTCGTATCTAAGGAAAATATTATCGTTCAGTGTTTATATTTGAAGGTTAATAATATcaagtttattatatttatatgcaCCGCCTTCTACACCGGCGTGTGCAGCCCTAGATGCTGTAAGATCTTCAATGGCGTCTTCCTCATATTCCAAGGAAACGCTGACCTTACCTCTCGTATTAACTTCACCTTTTGATCGAAGTTGGACGATCTGGTTTATCTGGCCCATCGCCTTCCGAAGGTAGGATGGAAGCTTCTCTTTGATCATCGTGACCTCGGAGTCGTCCTCGATGCCAATTTTCGGCACACAGATTCGCAACTCTGGTGCCTCAGTGATTTCCTCCGAGGTCGAAAACACGGGCCCCTTCAGTCGCTCGGGGACCTCCGAATGTTGGAGTGGCGAAAGGGCGAAGAGAGAAAGCAAAAGCAGGCGGGGTGGGACTAAATTGATGCAAAAGACTTGCGTAGCTGCAAATGACCACCCAAATTCTGGTCTAAATTTATGTGGAAGGTCTCTTTACATTAGGAAGGGAAGGTTTTTGGGAACTACAATTGgccaaaaaaaattctcaaaactAATATATTTGCATTATTTTGTAATCTAACAAATTTTAAATTCTAGTTTTATTACACCAGACATGGGCCTCACAGTCATCAAGAAACCCTTCCATGAAATTTCAGCTAAATTGGTCAAACACATTTTGGCAAGAACAGTTTGGTAGGTGCCACAGAATAAGACCGGATTGGCAGTGAAACAAATAATCCACGCCATGAACTATTCAGACGGAGACGACTTACAGAAACATTGGATTCTTAGATTCTCTCTTTGTCAGCATTACACTTCTTTGATAGCACTACTCTCCATCCAATTCTGATAGCACGATAATGATCCCATTAGCCCAACTTGGATGACCAAAAGCGGTACTACTGACTTTGTCATCGAACATCCATATGGGCGACGACAAAATTGATGGACTCGACAAGAAAATTTGTGTTGGTAGATCTGATGACAGAATCAATGTGAAGCACTGTTGCAGAGAAACAGCACAACAAGAATGGTAGCTATGCATGTTTGCAGCATACGCCAATAATGACAATGGCGGTACAAAGCAGCAACAGCTGTGGAAGCACGTACGTCATGGAACGAACAGCAAGTCTCCCTTTGTTGCCATCGGCTTTTGTATTTACTACGATCTCTCTTTCAAGTTTCTAAGGCTGTGGATGTTTAGTCCCCACACGATTGCACCTTTCAATCACACACTGTATCCACAATCACACAGCAGTACAACTCCATAATACGAGACTATCTGAGATGAACTAAATCAACACATCCGATTGATGTCCATTTTCTTATACTCTTTTGAGCTCTTCTTCGCACAACTCAAGCCGAACCATATACATATATAGGTACAGGGAGACATGAGCTGAAGCCATGGAAACCAAACCTAATCCGCCTGTTTCCTGTTCTTCCGTTTGTTTTCCTCCTCATTAGCTGCTGCTTCTTGACATAAGAGTCCGTATACTTTACATCGCTTTGCAGGTAGAGGAGGAGAGAACACAAGATGGTCACGCACCGAGCACTGCCTGTCTGACAACGGTAGCAACCCCAGGCTGAAGCTGTCGGGCGTCAACATGTCCCAAGGAGACGAGGCGAGGCTGCGATCCCGTTACTTCTCTTCCACGGCCACCACTTCCCCCGGCGGTGGCGGAGGAGACGGCATGAAGTACGAGTGCGACTGCTGCTGCCGCGAGTTCGCCAACTCGCAGGCTCTGGGCGGTGTCCGGGCCGCGCCCGGTGTGTTTTTACGCCGCCGCCTCGTCTCCTCCCTGGCTCGGGCCCCGCCGGGACTGGCGCCGAACGCTGGATCTACTTCTCTCGCTCGGCGCCGCCGTCTCCTTTATACTAGTTGGATGGGTGTCTCTTCCCCTCCTCGTCCGTGACCAGGATCGCATCGAGACCCGCCGTCTTCTCTCACTCCGTCGCGGGATACGGCGGAGATGACAGTGACGCGCGGGTTTACGATGCCGAGGGCCATGTGGCGGCCAGGTCGAGCTCGTTGAAGACGTCTTCTATTAATAAGGGCCCAAGCGCCATGGCCGTGGACTCGGTCGGCACGGAGGAGTCGCCCGGGCTGGACGTCAAGCTCAGCCTGGCTCCGGCCGGGTCCTGACTCGGAGAAGCCACCCGACTGACTCCGTGCATGCGTGAAGTCCATATGTTGACTTCAGGGGAGAACGTTGCAGTGCATCCGATCTCCGTATCTTCTGCGACGAGACGAGACGAGTCGCGTGGGGTTTGACCGAGTCAGCGAGTCAACTCGCAAAAACTCATGATAAAACACGCTTCTTTTTTCCCTCACCAGATGTGGTGATGCTATCATGATTCGGTGAGTCAAAAAGGATCGACGAAATTGTGATGAGCGCATGAACATTGATCAACACAAGGTGCGATAATTAATCCATCACCAGCCTCGAACAGCATGATGTGTGTGTTGGTGTTGACCCATGTCCTTCATATTTTTATGAGCATATGGCTAATTCCTAATTCTTGGCAGAATGCAGTAAGCACGACCACAGCCTTACTGTAATGCACAGCGTTGAGCCAGTGCCATTACGTTGCCACGCTGGAACTCGAGAAATGGACGTCCAGGCAATGTCACGGGGACGACGACGACCACCACCGCTTCCAATCCTCATGTAGATGAGCAAGAGAGCAACAGTAGACATATATTCGATTTTGACCGAGAGAAGTTGATCGAATTTAACTCGATAATTTTACAAGGAAGAAGTAATTTTCGTTCTAAGAGAAGCAACATTAATGAAAAAGCAGAATTTTCTTTTGATCGAATTAGAATCAACGGCGGCGGCCGCGGATTTTGAAGCTAGcaacccgagagagagagagagagagagagagagagagagagaggtgaaggGAGTTTGGCGGAGAAGTAGGTATCAAGTCACCGGAGGTACACGTACCTCTAATCAGGAACCCTGTAGGAGTCGGCGGTGATCTCCGACAGCCACGACCCGGGGAACAACgactgagagaagaagaagaaaaccaacATAAGATTTCAGTCCTTTTTTTAGGGGAAAAAAATTCCTTCTTTTAATGGGAAAAGCAGCAAAAAAATTGGGTTTTG encodes:
- the LOC135666010 gene encoding uncharacterized protein LOC135666010; protein product: MVRKRSPIVRKALDLIALSFSTRVAKVRRPIARKLLLLKRTKRFNLLRHYNYAFIAEYEFSPSNSPLFRRPCAPPKKRSRFLSLLCGGDGAESVAEGGVFQDEHEMLSPGGAFRDELLYDDDGIGRELSREFSEYGDEEDGTVDQRAERFIEKFYEEMRNQRRESDAAREHAI
- the LOC135666009 gene encoding LEAF RUST 10 DISEASE-RESISTANCE LOCUS RECEPTOR-LIKE PROTEIN KINASE-like 1.2, whose protein sequence is MRAKSLPSFTLILSILVLLISFSRQIKPAAADGSETGGCEVSSRCGDAVDISDPFWLSGGDAFCGDPAFEVECTGGLPILANSLGGGSYFIKQIFHRNKSLLVANTQFARGDCPIPHDDSQLGLHDHVDHYFTISTANKVLFLFRNCSGIPPGHHERIRCANDTFAELGESYDYPKPPNWSSECEVVNAPVFPYGAEEESGRTNYEDLLKNGFLVEWWSNPEGCEECRESDGKCGSHHETGDFVCHCPRGWDEPSSCGKRHKNMNKLVIGICVGVGCLVMASFGCFFYYHCSWRRKQQSSFLLSRNVSSHPTSESDLEFGSEQYHTQIFMYEELEGATDGFSTSNVLGDGGFGTVYKGKLRDGRTVAIKRFYKDNYRLVEQFINEVYILSSIRHQNLVTLYGCTSRSSRELLLVYEYVPNGTVADHLHGCRACEGALTWPLRMSIAIETADALSYLHAITPQIIHRDVKTTNILLDRSFHVKVGDFGLSRLFPVNATHVSTAPQGTPGYVDPDYHQCYQLTDKSDVYSFGVMLVELISSKPAVDVSRQSRDINLANMAIDKIQKQELDQLVDPKLWFRSDCNIRTMIERVAGVAFRCLQAEKEMRPPIKEVLEVLKGIEDEGRNGAKGVEADATVNDEDCLLRKKSPPHSPDSVATRWESKSTTPNYSA